Proteins from a genomic interval of Sphingomonas sp. Y38-1Y:
- a CDS encoding ThiF family adenylyltransferase, whose amino-acid sequence MTEFRYDEMTTRNRGFVTEAEQARLRAARVLIPGVGGMGGAAFMALVRAGVGRFAIADIDTFEVSNLNRQLFATLDTVGQDKAAAARAGALRINPEAEIELLGAEWTDALERLVPASDVIVNGMDDAAAGVHLYRRAAAHGRTVIDAYASPLPSVTVVRPEAPRPEARLGYPTVGVDWTAVTPEMRTECLQREIEYVLTHSSSHAHVDLDIAAEVAAGKRSRFSFATMVTMAGTMMAEEAIRVILGRSGGTDHRGYFFNPHRMRVEGPKPTPIAAMRGFAVRRFMQKMMA is encoded by the coding sequence ATGACCGAGTTCCGCTATGACGAGATGACGACGCGCAACCGCGGCTTCGTGACCGAGGCGGAGCAGGCGCGGCTGCGCGCGGCGCGTGTGCTGATCCCCGGCGTCGGCGGGATGGGGGGTGCAGCGTTCATGGCGCTGGTGCGCGCGGGTGTCGGCCGCTTCGCCATCGCCGATATCGACACGTTCGAGGTGTCGAACCTCAACCGCCAGCTGTTCGCGACGCTGGACACGGTTGGACAGGACAAGGCGGCGGCTGCGCGGGCGGGGGCGCTGCGCATCAATCCGGAGGCGGAGATCGAACTGCTCGGCGCCGAGTGGACGGACGCGCTGGAGCGGCTGGTCCCCGCGAGCGACGTCATCGTCAACGGCATGGACGACGCGGCGGCGGGCGTGCACCTCTATCGCCGCGCGGCGGCGCATGGGCGAACGGTGATCGATGCGTACGCCTCGCCGCTCCCCTCGGTGACGGTAGTCCGGCCCGAGGCGCCGCGACCGGAAGCGCGGCTTGGCTATCCGACCGTCGGCGTCGACTGGACGGCGGTGACGCCCGAGATGCGCACCGAATGCCTCCAGCGCGAGATCGAATATGTGCTGACGCACAGCAGCAGCCACGCGCATGTCGACCTCGACATCGCCGCGGAGGTCGCGGCGGGCAAGCGATCGCGCTTCTCCTTTGCGACAATGGTGACGATGGCAGGGACGATGATGGCGGAGGAGGCGATCCGCGTCATCCTCGGGCGCTCAGGCGGTACCGACCATCGCGGCTATTTCTTCAACCCGCACAGGATGCGCGTCGAGGGGCCGAAGCCGACGCCAATCGCCGCGATGCGCGGCTTTGCGGTACGGCGGTTCATGCAGAAGATGATGGCGTGA
- a CDS encoding GNAT family N-acetyltransferase, protein MTIELRTGDVDAFFEAPFNAYAPEDGYVSPLRSDMRRMLDPTANPLWTAGNPYAFWTAHRGGRPIGRIIAHVHRQSNVVHGTRRAQFGFFDCADDAEAGAALLGAAERFAREQGEAELVGNFNLTAMQQCGVMTGGFGRPAYTDMVVNPPHVPRMLEANGFERFFPMRTFELDLADARIDGLRPIGGDFAFAPIVKASFAERMEEARAVLNDGFADNPMFVPLTAEEFRFQAGEMMSILDPRLSSVLLHQGRPVGTIICIPDLNGLLAATRSRIGLTTPFHYLRYRLRRRRAVIIFYSVAQAMHGQGLMGGMLARTVTALREAGYRQLGITWIADVNAASLRQMEKLGARPLHHLHLFRKGLA, encoded by the coding sequence ATGACGATCGAGCTTCGGACAGGCGACGTCGATGCCTTTTTCGAGGCGCCGTTCAACGCCTATGCGCCCGAGGACGGCTATGTCTCGCCGCTCCGGAGCGACATGCGGCGGATGCTCGATCCCACGGCCAACCCGCTCTGGACCGCCGGCAACCCTTACGCCTTCTGGACCGCGCATCGCGGCGGCCGGCCGATCGGCCGGATCATCGCGCATGTCCACCGACAGTCGAACGTCGTCCACGGCACGCGGCGCGCGCAGTTCGGCTTCTTCGATTGCGCCGACGATGCCGAGGCGGGCGCGGCACTGCTCGGTGCGGCGGAGCGGTTCGCGCGCGAGCAGGGAGAGGCCGAGCTGGTCGGCAACTTCAACCTGACCGCGATGCAGCAATGCGGCGTGATGACCGGTGGCTTCGGTCGCCCGGCCTATACCGACATGGTGGTCAATCCGCCGCATGTTCCGCGCATGCTGGAGGCAAACGGGTTCGAGCGCTTCTTCCCGATGCGGACGTTCGAGCTCGACCTCGCCGACGCGCGGATCGATGGCCTGCGTCCGATCGGGGGCGACTTCGCCTTCGCGCCCATCGTCAAGGCGAGCTTTGCCGAGCGGATGGAGGAGGCGCGGGCGGTGCTGAACGACGGGTTCGCCGACAATCCGATGTTCGTGCCGCTGACTGCCGAGGAGTTCCGCTTTCAGGCGGGCGAGATGATGTCGATCCTCGACCCGCGGCTGTCGTCGGTGCTGCTGCATCAGGGGCGGCCGGTCGGGACGATCATCTGCATCCCCGATCTCAACGGCCTGCTCGCCGCCACCCGATCCCGCATCGGGCTGACGACCCCATTCCACTATCTACGCTATCGGCTGAGGCGTCGGCGCGCGGTCATCATCTTCTATTCGGTGGCACAGGCGATGCACGGGCAGGGGCTGATGGGCGGCATGCTCGCGCGGACGGTGACGGCCCTGCGCGAGGCGGGCTATCGGCAGCTCGGCATCACCTGGATCGCCGACGTCAATGCGGCGAGCCTGCGCCAGATGGAGAAGCTCGGCGCGCGGCCGCTCCACCACCTTCATCTGTTTCGCAAGGGTCTCGCATGA
- a CDS encoding LytR/AlgR family response regulator transcription factor — protein MPSPDAPSVLVVDDEAPARRRLTDLLAADAAIGTVRTAVNGVEAIEAIRTARPDIVFLDVQMPGIDGFGVIEAIGAADMPPTVFVTAYDRFAIQAFEVEAVDYLLKPFGDRRYEQTMARVRARLPQPGAAEPEDGNGFGPEVLKLIGARAKPGAIWDWIAVRQRDTTRLLMTEEIDWIEGAGVYVTVHAQGEAFLYRAGLAAVAERLDPFRFVRIHRSHIVNVRAIASLARRSHGEFEVTLKSGAQLQMSRTYRAGVEAILGQPL, from the coding sequence ATGCCTTCGCCTGACGCGCCGTCAGTCCTCGTCGTCGACGACGAGGCGCCGGCGCGTCGCCGCCTGACCGACCTGCTCGCTGCCGACGCCGCGATCGGCACGGTGCGGACGGCCGTCAACGGCGTCGAGGCGATCGAGGCGATCCGCACCGCGCGGCCCGACATCGTCTTCCTCGACGTGCAGATGCCCGGCATCGACGGCTTCGGCGTGATCGAGGCGATCGGCGCCGCCGACATGCCGCCGACCGTCTTCGTCACCGCTTATGACCGGTTCGCGATCCAGGCGTTCGAGGTGGAGGCGGTCGACTACCTCCTCAAGCCGTTTGGCGACCGCCGCTACGAACAGACGATGGCGCGCGTGCGGGCGCGGCTGCCGCAGCCCGGCGCCGCCGAGCCCGAGGACGGCAACGGTTTCGGTCCCGAAGTACTGAAGCTGATCGGCGCCCGCGCCAAGCCCGGCGCGATCTGGGACTGGATCGCGGTGCGCCAGCGCGACACGACGCGCTTGCTGATGACCGAGGAGATCGATTGGATCGAGGGCGCCGGCGTCTATGTCACCGTCCACGCCCAGGGCGAGGCGTTCCTGTACCGCGCGGGGCTGGCGGCCGTGGCCGAGCGGCTCGATCCGTTTCGCTTCGTGCGCATCCACCGATCGCACATCGTCAACGTCCGCGCGATCGCCTCGCTCGCCCGCCGCTCGCATGGCGAGTTCGAGGTGACGCTGAAATCGGGCGCGCAGCTCCAGATGAGCCGCACCTATCGCGCCGGCGTCGAGGCGATCCTGGGCCAGCCGCTCTGA
- a CDS encoding sensor histidine kinase, translated as MKSAAVELASPFEPPRAVERVRDAAAQRNWSPRGVVTIIAIWTAAGVFQAVPDMIGGINWTEVMAKFVETWSWALLTPAILMIDRSLTAANLNVLRLAVAHLLLSVPFSIVHTYLAALILYPFPAVWWNPLRSVDFGVYFYLGGWITYCAFVGALQALKFHNRLLTSQVELERVEKRLVETRLDALRLQLEPHFLFNSLNAISSEVAAQPALAREMIEDLATLLRHSLDCQNRSEISLAQELALLDRYIAIQKHRFGDRIQFSIDADPETLGALVPSMFLQPLVENAVRHGLERQVAGGHVAVSVERIGDELEVRVIDDGVGLPANWRPEVSAGLGVRVTRERLQALYADAGGHAFDIARRPEAGTEVTIRLPLHGVGGDPDAFA; from the coding sequence ATGAAGTCCGCCGCCGTCGAGCTTGCCAGTCCCTTCGAGCCGCCCCGCGCCGTGGAGCGGGTTCGCGATGCCGCCGCGCAGCGCAACTGGTCGCCGCGCGGCGTCGTGACGATCATTGCGATCTGGACCGCCGCGGGCGTGTTCCAAGCGGTGCCGGACATGATCGGCGGCATCAACTGGACCGAGGTGATGGCGAAGTTCGTCGAAACCTGGTCCTGGGCGCTGCTGACCCCGGCGATTCTGATGATCGACCGGAGCCTGACCGCCGCCAATCTCAACGTCCTCCGCCTCGCGGTCGCGCACCTGTTGCTGAGCGTGCCGTTCAGCATCGTCCACACCTATCTGGCCGCGCTGATCCTTTATCCATTCCCGGCGGTCTGGTGGAATCCGCTGCGCAGCGTCGATTTTGGCGTCTATTTCTATCTGGGCGGCTGGATCACCTATTGCGCGTTCGTCGGCGCGCTTCAGGCGCTCAAGTTCCACAACCGGCTGCTGACGAGCCAGGTCGAGCTGGAGCGCGTGGAGAAGAGGCTGGTCGAGACGCGCCTCGACGCGCTGCGCCTTCAGCTCGAACCGCATTTCCTCTTCAACTCGCTCAATGCGATCTCGTCGGAGGTCGCCGCCCAGCCGGCGCTCGCGCGGGAAATGATCGAGGATCTGGCGACGCTGCTGCGCCATTCGCTCGACTGTCAGAACCGTTCGGAGATCAGTCTGGCGCAGGAGTTGGCGCTGCTCGACCGCTATATCGCCATTCAGAAGCACCGCTTCGGCGACCGCATCCAGTTCAGCATCGATGCCGATCCCGAGACGCTCGGCGCGCTGGTGCCGTCGATGTTCCTTCAGCCGCTGGTCGAGAATGCGGTGCGCCACGGCCTCGAACGACAGGTCGCGGGTGGGCATGTCGCGGTGTCGGTCGAGCGGATCGGCGACGAGCTGGAGGTCAGGGTGATCGACGACGGCGTCGGCCTGCCGGCCAACTGGCGGCCGGAGGTGTCGGCGGGCCTGGGCGTCCGCGTCACGCGTGAGCGGCTCCAGGCGCTCTATGCCGATGCCGGCGGGCACGCCTTCGACATCGCCCGGCGGCCGGAGGCCGGTACCGAGGTGACGATCCGCCTGCCGCTCCACGGTGTCGGCGGCGATCCCGATGCCTTCGCCTGA
- a CDS encoding TetR/AcrR family transcriptional regulator produces MAETGLAGFSAREVAKRVGYTVGTIHNVFGNVDGLVMAINTATFALWADALRTRLAEPDKDRIAALVSAYFAFARDNPLRWSAIYEHRLSIEAIPDDQIEVRGRLTGIVVEEVAAALDRAPDEGVGTLARSLVATVHGHCTFDANGSWAAMGQRDAETVALARVRESIAAARSA; encoded by the coding sequence ATGGCGGAAACTGGCCTGGCCGGCTTCTCCGCCAGAGAGGTCGCCAAGCGGGTCGGCTATACGGTCGGCACCATCCACAACGTCTTCGGCAACGTGGACGGGTTGGTGATGGCGATCAACACCGCGACCTTCGCGCTGTGGGCCGATGCACTCCGCACGCGGTTGGCCGAACCGGACAAGGATCGGATCGCCGCGCTGGTGAGCGCCTATTTCGCCTTCGCCCGCGACAATCCGCTGCGCTGGTCGGCGATCTACGAGCATCGCCTCTCGATCGAGGCGATCCCCGACGACCAGATCGAGGTGCGCGGGCGGCTGACCGGCATCGTCGTCGAGGAAGTGGCGGCGGCGCTGGACCGCGCGCCCGACGAGGGGGTGGGCACGCTCGCCCGCTCGCTGGTCGCGACGGTCCACGGCCACTGCACCTTCGACGCCAACGGATCCTGGGCGGCGATGGGCCAGCGCGATGCCGAGACGGTGGCGCTGGCCCGCGTGCGCGAAAGCATCGCGGCGGCACGGTCCGCCTGA
- a CDS encoding alpha/beta hydrolase, with the protein MIFASFWTALALSMAPSPQQPSGEPVLGMETVRLWPGRAPEAKGDGPDETPTLAIMRPHRGHENGTAIVVAPGGGYVGLADNLEGRQVADWFASRGVTAFVLKYRVGPKARLPIPFADGQRAVRYVRANAATLGIDPARIGMIGFSAGGHLSATVATLGEAGRADASDPIDRVSSRPDFLVLGYPWLEGMKLDARGRSQYCDFSPVNCDPKRFERYQPVRTVTERTPPTFIYHTTADGLVPAMGSLRFYEALQAKKVPVELHVFANGDHGTGLGGADPALARWPELMENWLRAQRLLDRKP; encoded by the coding sequence ATGATCTTCGCAAGTTTCTGGACGGCGCTGGCGCTCAGCATGGCGCCGTCGCCTCAGCAACCATCCGGCGAGCCGGTGCTGGGCATGGAAACGGTCCGCCTCTGGCCCGGCCGCGCGCCTGAGGCCAAGGGCGATGGCCCCGACGAGACGCCGACGCTGGCGATCATGCGCCCGCATCGCGGGCACGAGAACGGCACCGCGATCGTGGTCGCGCCGGGCGGCGGCTATGTCGGGCTCGCCGACAATCTGGAGGGGCGGCAGGTCGCCGACTGGTTCGCCTCTCGCGGCGTCACTGCTTTCGTCCTCAAATATCGCGTCGGGCCCAAGGCGCGGCTGCCGATCCCCTTCGCCGACGGGCAGCGCGCCGTCCGCTATGTTCGCGCCAATGCCGCCACGCTCGGAATCGACCCCGCGCGCATCGGCATGATCGGCTTCTCCGCCGGCGGCCATCTGAGCGCCACTGTCGCCACGCTGGGCGAAGCCGGCCGCGCCGACGCGTCCGACCCGATCGATCGCGTCAGCAGCCGCCCCGACTTCCTCGTCCTCGGCTATCCCTGGCTGGAGGGGATGAAGCTCGATGCGCGGGGCCGATCGCAATATTGCGACTTCTCGCCGGTCAATTGCGATCCGAAGCGCTTCGAACGCTATCAGCCAGTCCGCACCGTGACCGAGCGGACGCCGCCGACCTTCATCTATCACACCACCGCCGACGGCCTGGTCCCCGCGATGGGCAGCCTGCGCTTCTACGAGGCGCTTCAGGCGAAGAAGGTGCCGGTCGAACTGCACGTGTTCGCCAACGGCGACCACGGCACCGGCCTGGGCGGGGCCGACCCGGCGCTCGCGCGCTGGCCAGAACTGATGGAAAACTGGCTGCGCGCGCAGCGATTGCTGGATCGGAAACCCTGA
- a CDS encoding zinc ribbon domain-containing protein, which translates to MAFCTHCGAQLPADARFCPDCGKPAGAPADTAPAPPPVSPAPPAPPIAEPRPSPDPGPTPMGMQREAQQRRRGGSGGGGGLILPIMVVVALFVIGIMLWSQRDGTRPIAGTDTEEAQGKASGEATARNTGDDDAATAPEARTVDLDSPDDATRTTVISLDRAFRDDPQGARARYAGPVTVSGTVAAPTPGAAPSISLEGRMPFNYVVANLRDPSGFAGAARGSAVTLTCSGVTAIAGTTILQGCALD; encoded by the coding sequence ATGGCCTTTTGCACCCATTGCGGCGCCCAGCTGCCCGCCGACGCCCGCTTCTGCCCCGATTGCGGAAAGCCCGCCGGCGCCCCCGCCGACACGGCGCCGGCCCCGCCGCCGGTCAGCCCGGCGCCCCCCGCACCGCCGATCGCCGAACCGCGACCCAGCCCCGATCCCGGGCCGACGCCGATGGGCATGCAGCGGGAGGCGCAGCAGCGTCGCCGCGGCGGCTCCGGCGGAGGCGGCGGGCTGATCCTGCCGATCATGGTCGTGGTGGCACTGTTCGTCATCGGCATCATGCTGTGGTCGCAGCGCGACGGCACCCGCCCGATCGCCGGCACCGATACCGAGGAAGCGCAGGGCAAGGCGTCCGGCGAAGCGACCGCCAGGAACACCGGCGACGATGACGCGGCAACCGCACCCGAGGCGCGCACCGTCGACCTAGACAGCCCCGACGACGCAACGAGGACGACCGTCATCAGCCTCGACCGCGCCTTCCGCGACGATCCGCAGGGTGCGCGCGCTCGCTATGCCGGGCCGGTGACCGTGAGCGGCACCGTCGCCGCGCCGACCCCCGGCGCCGCGCCGTCGATCTCGCTCGAGGGGCGAATGCCGTTCAACTATGTCGTCGCCAATCTCCGCGATCCGTCGGGTTTCGCCGGCGCCGCGCGCGGCAGCGCCGTCACGCTCACCTGCAGCGGCGTCACCGCGATCGCCGGCACGACGATCCTCCAGGGTTGCGCGCTCGACTGA
- a CDS encoding DUF5991 domain-containing protein has protein sequence MKTKFLGTKTIALTIAAAAAALPAAAPAQVAAWNGRYVWEENVGRHGGTTPQDSIAAFITYTLRVGPGNGPTGCTLNGQGFQTNKRIVCTVTPQGRSAIVKFYGYGPDNMFDDGYRRGQPLFTLTRGPRGVATTLQALQASSRTTPRRGTLFRRAG, from the coding sequence GTGAAGACGAAGTTCCTTGGCACCAAGACGATCGCTCTGACGATCGCCGCCGCCGCCGCGGCGCTCCCCGCCGCCGCACCGGCCCAGGTCGCGGCATGGAATGGCCGCTATGTCTGGGAGGAGAATGTCGGCCGGCACGGCGGCACCACCCCCCAGGACAGCATCGCGGCGTTCATCACCTACACGCTGCGCGTTGGGCCGGGTAACGGCCCCACCGGCTGCACGCTGAACGGTCAGGGGTTCCAGACCAACAAGCGGATCGTCTGCACCGTGACGCCGCAGGGCCGGTCGGCGATCGTCAAATTCTATGGCTATGGTCCCGACAACATGTTCGACGACGGCTATCGCCGCGGCCAGCCGCTGTTCACGCTGACGCGGGGGCCACGCGGCGTCGCCACGACGCTCCAGGCGCTTCAGGCGTCGAGCCGCACCACACCGCGCAGAGGCACGCTGTTCCGGCGCGCGGGGTAA
- a CDS encoding SAM-dependent methyltransferase produces MLWLLPIAVVAAPDQARDAPYVPSPDEIVAAMLDLADVKPGERVLDLGSGDGRIPIAAGRRGATAIGVDIDTRLVARANFRAREAEVAQRVRFRRENLFETRLRDADVLTLYLMPEVNLRLRPRILNEMQPGARVVSHAFDMGDWTHDFFVNLDARRVYLWIVPAVVGGRWTLMRADGTRAPLDLDQRYQKVAGTLGGGLLNEVVLRGDRLRFVHAGRTYEGRVGDTSIDGEGWRAVRAP; encoded by the coding sequence ATGCTCTGGCTTTTGCCCATCGCTGTCGTCGCCGCGCCCGATCAGGCGCGCGACGCGCCCTATGTGCCGAGCCCCGACGAGATCGTCGCGGCGATGCTCGACCTTGCAGACGTGAAGCCCGGCGAGCGCGTCCTAGACCTGGGATCGGGCGATGGCCGCATCCCGATCGCCGCGGGCAGGCGCGGGGCCACGGCGATCGGCGTCGACATCGACACCCGCCTCGTCGCCCGCGCCAATTTCCGCGCGCGGGAGGCGGAGGTGGCGCAGCGCGTCCGCTTTCGCCGCGAGAATTTGTTCGAGACGCGGCTGCGCGATGCCGACGTGCTGACGCTCTACCTGATGCCCGAGGTCAACCTGCGGCTGCGCCCGCGCATCCTTAACGAGATGCAGCCGGGCGCGCGCGTCGTTTCCCACGCCTTCGACATGGGCGACTGGACGCATGACTTCTTCGTCAATCTCGATGCGCGCCGCGTGTATCTGTGGATCGTCCCGGCGGTGGTCGGCGGCCGCTGGACGCTCATGCGGGCCGACGGAACCCGCGCCCCGCTCGACCTCGACCAGCGGTACCAGAAGGTCGCCGGCACGCTGGGCGGCGGGTTGCTGAATGAGGTCGTGCTGCGCGGCGATCGCCTGCGCTTCGTTCATGCCGGGCGCACCTATGAAGGCCGCGTCGGCGACACGAGCATCGATGGCGAGGGCTGGCGCGCCGTCCGCGCGCCCTGA
- a CDS encoding TonB-dependent receptor, protein MATLRPQFVRWLGASTLVVATFLTAPAHAQSNADAPGTAEQTGDEGGDQAEAITITGRRAALQAADDRKRRSDSIINSVVADEAGKLPDNSITEVLQRVSGVSIVRFAALNDPDHYSVEGSGIQVRGLSGVASRLNGREIFSANGGRALIWGDVTPELMSAVDVYKSATADLIEGGTGGQIDLRTKLPFDYSRGWHFAGSAEGSYGDLAKNADYSFSGLVSGRWETGIGDIGLLVDLAHSRLTSLANFIRAEPYFRKRLAGESEDVFIPGGFTFGDEEFQRDRTGVYAAAQWAPSQDLEFTGIFFQSRYENLNQSHFSLVSQQDLVVDRARSQFDANGGLISTDSMFLRDNTTFLPTGAPVTSGGGTEGTRSGSLTRDISLQVEWRPGQGPFKVSAAYQNILSTSTVDRLAIFREVGFPSSFGLDLSGDFPVVSVDTSGERFTNPANYFWAAAMPHNEDNRGTLNSANLDAEYQFEDDSFFRAIKAGARWSDRRERDFNNGYTWTALGRGWNGDPQLTFANAAPGDVDAYAFDNFFHGQVNVPAQMLWPTIDLVRNVDVDDLHRPPPTGFCPAGTEFNCSASGPLQSSTYGGARARPNEFQPQDLGTWRTQNWAVYAQARFGRDYEPGRLGVTGNIGARLVRIKNESQGFIVQNAFTYVRDGQTVELARRIDPRGGEREFTRFLPAINVQLQPSEDTKIRAAYNITLDLPTFNATRGSGETGVATAGNPVPGGPGIFTNFTAATGNPFLPPARADNLDLSFEWYVKPGTLFYLNGFYKRLRDLPIFSLTQRDITIYYQDGTTETALGAATDYIAAAEAAEVKGVEVGGRAFLDMLPGVLAGFGFEGNYTFIDSKNPGDIYRDIFGTVRNDAPLQGLSKHNFNAALLYERNRLSARVAYSWRSRYLQSTNSNGTTPTYTYVPAPGAAGQSIQIALPVYGDAYGQVDAGLTWKATDFVAFTLKGTNVFNSTQRTLMGGYRNDELYRRSWFQSDRRIALGLNLAF, encoded by the coding sequence ATGGCAACGCTACGTCCGCAATTCGTCCGCTGGCTGGGCGCCTCGACCTTGGTCGTGGCGACATTCCTGACCGCGCCTGCGCACGCGCAGAGCAACGCCGACGCACCCGGCACCGCCGAGCAGACCGGCGACGAAGGCGGCGACCAGGCGGAGGCGATCACCATCACCGGCCGCCGCGCCGCGCTTCAGGCCGCGGACGATCGCAAGCGCCGCAGCGACAGCATCATCAACTCGGTCGTCGCCGACGAGGCGGGCAAGCTTCCCGACAATTCGATCACCGAAGTGCTGCAACGCGTGTCGGGCGTCAGCATCGTCCGCTTCGCCGCGCTCAACGATCCCGACCATTATTCTGTCGAAGGATCGGGCATCCAGGTCCGCGGGCTGAGCGGCGTCGCGTCGCGCCTGAACGGGCGGGAGATCTTCAGCGCCAATGGCGGCCGCGCGCTGATCTGGGGCGACGTCACGCCGGAGCTCATGTCCGCGGTCGACGTCTACAAGTCGGCGACCGCCGACCTGATCGAGGGCGGCACCGGCGGCCAGATCGACCTGCGCACCAAGCTGCCCTTCGACTATTCGCGCGGCTGGCACTTCGCCGGCAGTGCGGAGGGGAGCTATGGCGACCTGGCCAAGAACGCCGACTATTCCTTCTCTGGGCTCGTGTCCGGCCGGTGGGAGACGGGGATCGGCGATATCGGCCTGCTCGTCGACCTGGCGCACAGCCGCCTGACCTCGCTCGCTAACTTCATCCGCGCCGAGCCCTATTTCCGCAAGCGGCTGGCGGGCGAAAGCGAGGACGTGTTCATCCCCGGCGGCTTCACGTTCGGCGACGAGGAGTTCCAGCGCGACCGCACCGGCGTCTATGCCGCCGCGCAATGGGCGCCCAGCCAGGACCTCGAGTTCACGGGCATCTTCTTCCAGTCGCGCTACGAAAACCTCAACCAGTCGCATTTTTCGCTGGTGTCGCAGCAGGACCTGGTCGTCGATCGCGCGCGCAGCCAGTTCGACGCGAATGGCGGGCTCATCTCGACCGACAGCATGTTCCTGCGCGACAACACGACGTTCCTGCCGACCGGCGCGCCGGTGACGAGCGGGGGCGGGACCGAGGGGACACGGTCCGGATCGCTGACGCGCGACATCTCGCTTCAGGTCGAGTGGCGGCCGGGGCAGGGGCCGTTCAAGGTGTCGGCCGCGTACCAGAACATCCTGTCGACCTCGACCGTCGACCGCCTCGCCATCTTCCGCGAGGTGGGTTTCCCATCCTCCTTCGGCCTCGACCTGTCGGGCGACTTCCCCGTCGTGAGCGTCGACACCTCGGGCGAGCGGTTCACCAACCCGGCCAATTACTTCTGGGCCGCGGCGATGCCGCATAACGAGGACAATCGCGGCACGCTGAACAGCGCCAATCTGGACGCCGAATACCAGTTCGAGGACGACAGCTTCTTCCGCGCGATCAAGGCCGGCGCCCGCTGGTCGGACCGGCGCGAGCGCGACTTCAACAACGGTTATACCTGGACGGCGCTGGGCCGCGGATGGAACGGCGACCCGCAGCTCACCTTCGCCAATGCGGCGCCGGGCGATGTCGATGCGTACGCGTTCGACAATTTCTTCCACGGACAGGTCAACGTGCCCGCGCAGATGCTGTGGCCGACGATCGATTTGGTCCGCAACGTCGATGTCGATGACCTGCACCGGCCGCCGCCCACGGGCTTCTGTCCGGCAGGGACGGAGTTCAACTGCTCGGCCTCCGGGCCGCTCCAGTCGAGCACCTATGGCGGCGCGCGGGCGCGTCCCAACGAGTTCCAGCCGCAGGATCTCGGCACCTGGCGCACGCAGAACTGGGCCGTCTATGCGCAGGCGCGGTTCGGCCGCGACTATGAGCCCGGCAGACTGGGCGTGACCGGCAACATCGGCGCGCGCCTGGTTCGCATCAAGAACGAGTCGCAGGGCTTCATCGTCCAGAACGCCTTCACCTATGTCCGCGACGGCCAGACGGTCGAGCTGGCGCGCCGGATCGATCCGCGAGGTGGCGAGCGTGAATTCACGCGCTTCCTGCCGGCGATCAATGTCCAGCTTCAGCCGAGCGAGGACACCAAGATCCGCGCGGCGTACAACATCACGCTCGACCTGCCGACGTTCAACGCCACGCGCGGCAGCGGCGAGACGGGGGTGGCGACCGCGGGCAACCCGGTGCCCGGCGGCCCCGGCATCTTCACCAACTTCACCGCGGCGACGGGCAACCCCTTCCTGCCGCCCGCGCGTGCCGACAATCTGGACCTGTCGTTCGAATGGTATGTGAAGCCGGGCACGCTGTTCTACCTCAACGGCTTCTACAAGCGGCTGCGCGACCTGCCGATCTTCTCGCTGACGCAGCGTGACATCACCATCTATTACCAGGACGGCACGACGGAGACCGCCCTGGGCGCCGCGACCGACTATATCGCCGCGGCGGAGGCGGCCGAGGTGAAGGGCGTGGAGGTCGGCGGGCGCGCCTTCCTCGACATGCTGCCGGGTGTGCTGGCGGGCTTCGGGTTCGAGGGCAACTACACCTTCATCGACAGCAAGAACCCCGGCGACATCTATCGCGACATCTTCGGCACGGTTCGCAACGACGCGCCGCTGCAAGGCCTGTCGAAGCACAACTTCAACGCCGCCCTGCTCTATGAGCGCAATCGCCTGTCGGCGCGCGTCGCCTATTCGTGGCGGTCGCGCTATCTCCAGTCGACCAACTCCAACGGCACGACGCCGACCTATACCTATGTGCCGGCGCCCGGCGCGGCGGGGCAGAGCATCCAGATCGCGCTGCCCGTCTATGGCGACGCCTATGGCCAGGTCGACGCCGGGCTGACGTGGAAGGCGACCGACTTCGTCGCGTTCACGCTGAAGGGCACCAACGTCTTCAATTCGACGCAGCGCACGTTGATGGGCGGCTATCGCAATGATGAGCTTTATCGGCGAAGCTGGTTCCAGAGCGACCGCCGCATCGCGCTGGGGCTGAACCTGGCGTTCTGA